Proteins from a single region of Polyangiaceae bacterium:
- a CDS encoding sodium:solute symporter family protein, with the protein MNLVAWAIAAYVVLQMIIGYVASRRVRTETDYLLAGRRLGLPLVTLSVFSTWFGAEACIGSAGAVHRSGLSGSIAEPFGYTLCLVIAGTFYAARLRAGNYTTLADLFRERFSPGAEKFAALVMVPTSVLWAGAQVRAFGQVLDHATGIGLTAAIALAAGVAVFYTVLGGLYADAVTDMVQAIVLIVGLVVLSVLVFSRLGGLDALAAVPAARLSLIPAAASKSEVVEAWAVPVIGSLFAQELAARAMAARTPSVARRGTLLAAGLYFCVGLLPVILGLVGGGTLTSLEHPEQLLPALAEQHLSTVAYVIFVGALVSAILSTVDSTLLVSASMVSHNLLPALWPEQSEASKVRSARWMVVISGALALLLALSAESVVELVEQSSAFGGAGVFVAGTFGLLGLRGGPKTAMATLVIGASSYLIAGPMLGLSAPFTTSLLASLLTWLAFARRPATAT; encoded by the coding sequence GTGAATCTGGTCGCGTGGGCCATCGCTGCCTACGTCGTGCTGCAGATGATCATCGGCTACGTCGCCTCACGTCGCGTACGAACCGAGACCGACTACCTGTTGGCGGGTAGACGCCTTGGGTTGCCGCTCGTGACCCTGAGCGTGTTCTCGACTTGGTTCGGTGCCGAGGCCTGCATCGGTTCCGCGGGCGCCGTGCATCGCTCGGGCCTGTCGGGAAGCATCGCGGAGCCCTTTGGCTACACCTTGTGCCTCGTGATCGCGGGCACCTTCTATGCGGCGCGCCTGCGGGCGGGCAACTACACCACGCTTGCGGATCTGTTTCGCGAACGCTTCTCACCCGGCGCGGAAAAGTTCGCCGCGCTGGTCATGGTGCCGACCAGCGTGCTGTGGGCAGGCGCGCAGGTGCGAGCATTCGGCCAGGTACTCGACCATGCCACGGGCATTGGGCTGACTGCAGCGATCGCCCTGGCTGCAGGCGTGGCGGTGTTCTACACCGTCCTCGGCGGACTCTACGCCGACGCGGTGACGGACATGGTGCAGGCCATCGTGCTCATCGTCGGGTTGGTCGTGCTGTCCGTGCTGGTCTTCTCACGACTCGGAGGGCTCGATGCCCTCGCGGCGGTCCCGGCAGCGCGGCTTTCGCTGATTCCCGCCGCGGCCTCCAAGTCGGAAGTCGTCGAAGCCTGGGCCGTACCAGTGATCGGCTCGCTCTTTGCGCAAGAGCTGGCGGCGCGCGCCATGGCAGCGCGCACGCCGAGTGTCGCACGGCGAGGCACCTTGCTCGCGGCAGGACTCTACTTCTGCGTCGGGCTTCTGCCGGTCATTCTCGGCTTGGTCGGTGGCGGTACGCTGACGTCTTTGGAGCATCCCGAGCAGCTCTTGCCTGCACTGGCAGAGCAACATCTCTCCACCGTGGCCTACGTGATCTTCGTGGGCGCGCTGGTGAGCGCGATTCTCTCCACCGTCGACAGCACGCTGCTCGTCAGTGCGTCGATGGTCTCCCACAATCTGCTGCCCGCACTGTGGCCGGAACAGAGCGAAGCAAGCAAGGTCCGCTCGGCACGCTGGATGGTGGTGATCTCCGGCGCCCTCGCGCTGCTGCTCGCCCTCAGCGCCGAAAGCGTCGTGGAGTTGGTCGAGCAGTCCTCGGCCTTTGGCGGCGCGGGAGTCTTCGTCGCTGGGACCTTCGGCCTGCTTGGACTTCGCGGCGGCCCCAAGACCGCGATGGCCACCCTCGTCATCGGCGCATCCAGCTACCTCATCGCCGGACCCATGCTCGGACTCAGCGCGCCGTTCACGACGTCACTACTCGCGT
- a CDS encoding kelch repeat-containing protein, protein MRKLFETVVLGGTLTIACSDPNQGVASAPDSGLPTADAQVDATDAAPDAPTTVDPAGFRVTGALWHARSAHTATLLDDGRVLVVGGESVTTRSPLASVELYDPVTESWTEGPTLPEARSNHVAVKLSDGRVLVAGGGISAPIGVPKGEGVLASALLYDPVSNSWTPTGEMHEARSHFAALRLPSGNVLVAGGGAGTHDHGSTCNGYGVTDCGPIGDALASAEIYDTSKGTFAPTGPLASARYSFTLDAASGADALAVGGANDFKESFASTERFDEASGVWSPGPALASADRLFHSAAPLPSGRLLVGGGKKSNTAMLNSAVWVDVKGMSSELTGSLGTAHTVGAFVPLASGHVLSVGGFTCPNPCAPIALAEIYDEASGAWTGIGALATDRAGHSATRLKDGRVLVVGGFSAAGNLTSCEVTE, encoded by the coding sequence ATGCGAAAGCTCTTCGAGACTGTCGTGCTTGGCGGCACGCTCACCATTGCGTGCTCTGACCCGAACCAAGGAGTCGCGAGCGCACCCGACAGCGGTTTGCCTACAGCCGATGCGCAGGTCGACGCGACGGATGCTGCGCCGGACGCCCCGACGACAGTGGACCCGGCCGGCTTCCGCGTGACCGGCGCGTTGTGGCACGCGCGCTCGGCGCACACTGCGACCCTTTTGGACGACGGTCGCGTGTTGGTCGTTGGCGGTGAGAGCGTCACCACACGCAGTCCCCTTGCTTCCGTGGAACTCTACGACCCCGTCACCGAAAGCTGGACGGAGGGTCCGACCCTTCCCGAAGCACGAAGCAACCACGTTGCGGTGAAGTTGAGCGACGGCCGTGTGCTCGTGGCGGGTGGCGGGATCAGCGCGCCCATCGGCGTTCCCAAGGGTGAAGGCGTGTTGGCTAGCGCGTTGCTCTACGACCCAGTGAGCAACTCATGGACGCCCACTGGCGAAATGCACGAAGCACGAAGTCACTTCGCTGCGCTGCGCTTGCCTTCGGGCAATGTGTTGGTCGCTGGAGGTGGTGCGGGTACTCACGACCACGGCAGCACCTGCAATGGCTACGGCGTGACGGACTGTGGTCCGATTGGCGACGCCCTGGCCAGTGCGGAGATCTACGATACGAGTAAGGGCACCTTCGCACCGACGGGACCGCTTGCTTCCGCGCGCTACTCCTTCACTTTGGATGCCGCGAGCGGTGCCGATGCTCTCGCCGTGGGCGGAGCGAATGACTTCAAAGAAAGCTTCGCCTCCACCGAGCGCTTCGACGAAGCCTCGGGAGTCTGGTCGCCAGGGCCGGCGCTCGCCTCGGCGGATCGCCTGTTCCACAGCGCTGCGCCCCTGCCTTCCGGGCGACTGCTGGTGGGCGGTGGCAAGAAGTCGAACACGGCAATGTTGAACAGCGCCGTATGGGTCGACGTGAAAGGGATGAGCTCGGAGCTGACCGGATCCCTGGGTACTGCGCACACCGTGGGCGCCTTCGTTCCCCTCGCGTCGGGACACGTTCTCTCCGTCGGCGGGTTCACTTGCCCGAACCCCTGCGCCCCGATCGCCCTGGCCGAGATCTACGACGAAGCGTCAGGTGCCTGGACCGGCATCGGCGCGCTCGCCACGGACCGAGCGGGTCACAGCGCGACGCGATTGAAGGACGGACGCGTGTTGGTGGTCGGCGGCTTCAGCGCGGCCGGCAATCTCACGAGCTGCGAAGTCACCGAATGA
- a CDS encoding alpha/beta fold hydrolase, translated as MLRRTGAALVAVALLLAVVHLTFRASVSYALAYAPNGGGLGPGASRPLPLPCDATELRVAVGPPAATLSAWVLTPKTTQIQRQTVILLHGVRLDKSSMLAHARSFVAAGHRAVVVDLRGHGHSTGTHLTYGTREAQDVSQLIDVLSKKHPEARFAVFGYSYGAAVAIRLGQIDPRISAVVSVAAFSSLRSVVTDYEKRYLPTAGRLIPDTWLDQAVGDAAATAAFDPEDTPLAAVARARTPMLLIHGLADTQVSPEHARKLHAAARDHAELVLLPRETHDSVLRDESGAIRAAAIAFLRRHSG; from the coding sequence ATGCTTCGGCGCACCGGAGCGGCGCTGGTCGCCGTGGCTTTGCTCCTCGCGGTCGTTCATCTGACCTTCCGCGCGTCGGTTTCGTATGCCTTGGCCTACGCACCCAATGGCGGCGGCCTCGGACCGGGTGCGTCGCGACCGCTGCCATTGCCCTGCGATGCCACCGAGCTGCGGGTCGCTGTGGGCCCCCCCGCGGCCACGCTGTCGGCCTGGGTTCTGACGCCCAAGACCACGCAAATCCAGCGCCAAACGGTGATCTTGTTGCACGGCGTGCGCCTGGACAAGAGCTCCATGCTCGCCCACGCGCGGTCGTTCGTCGCTGCCGGTCACCGCGCCGTCGTCGTCGATCTGCGAGGACACGGGCACTCGACGGGAACGCACTTGACCTACGGCACGCGTGAGGCTCAGGACGTATCGCAGCTGATTGACGTGCTGTCGAAGAAGCATCCGGAAGCGCGGTTCGCTGTCTTCGGCTATTCCTATGGCGCCGCCGTAGCGATTCGACTCGGCCAGATCGATCCACGCATTTCCGCTGTCGTGTCCGTTGCGGCGTTCTCGTCGCTGCGCTCGGTCGTCACGGACTACGAGAAGCGCTATCTGCCCACGGCGGGACGGTTGATCCCCGACACCTGGCTGGACCAAGCCGTTGGCGACGCTGCGGCAACCGCCGCCTTCGATCCCGAGGACACGCCGCTCGCAGCAGTAGCGCGCGCTCGGACTCCCATGCTGCTCATTCACGGCCTGGCGGATACGCAGGTTTCGCCCGAACACGCTCGAAAGCTGCACGCCGCAGCGCGAGATCACGCAGAACTCGTGCTACTACCACGCGAGACCCACGATTCGGTTTTGCGAGACGAGAGCGGCGCGATCCGCGCCGCCGCCATCGCGTTCCTGCGGCGACACTCGGGATAG
- a CDS encoding thioredoxin family protein, with protein sequence MGLFSALFGPKHEVLPVHIETEADFKREVTRSEVPVILDVWSDGCVPCRQLAPVMTDVATRYEGRIKVAEVNTSGPIGVLQRLGVTATPTVLIFQDGKELGRVVGYHPRSWFDEMIETEFPDEAASDAD encoded by the coding sequence ATGGGACTCTTCTCAGCGCTGTTCGGCCCGAAACACGAAGTTCTTCCGGTCCACATCGAGACCGAAGCCGACTTCAAACGCGAGGTGACTCGCAGCGAGGTTCCCGTGATCCTCGACGTATGGAGTGACGGCTGCGTACCGTGCCGTCAGCTCGCACCGGTGATGACCGACGTGGCGACGCGCTACGAAGGCCGCATCAAGGTCGCCGAGGTGAACACCTCGGGTCCCATCGGCGTCTTGCAGCGACTGGGCGTGACGGCGACGCCCACGGTTCTCATCTTTCAAGACGGAAAAGAACTGGGCCGCGTCGTTGGCTACCATCCGCGCAGTTGGTTCGACGAAATGATCGAGACGGAGTTCCCCGACGAAGCGGCGTCGGACGCGGACTGA
- a CDS encoding ATP-binding protein, giving the protein MKGPRQAGKTSFLERLGTHRVVYLDDAAVRRRAQEDPRGFLDSFAEPVVLDEAARAPALFPELKRRVDEWRRHRNAEPVDIWVTGSNQTLLRGEVSESLAGRATYLDLNTLSAHELSSQTPGFQPNTYFLKGGWPELYVSPELDAVRYLNDLVSTFVEGDIVSAAGIQKKAAFTKVLQLVAGRVGALLNASEIGAVSGVEVTTVQAWLAILEDNGIVYRLPPHYDNLNKRLIKSPKLYLLDTGLATRLQGWTELQPLLSSPLAGHLWENLVVGEVVRCFQNRGLPPQLSFVRSKERVEVDLLVHLPNRRAVAIEIKWTPQGFTSKQLALLETLSLDIVARWVVAGHRAPGSGQDVVLVEELWDALDAVW; this is encoded by the coding sequence TTGAAGGGGCCTCGACAAGCGGGAAAGACGTCCTTCCTCGAACGGCTCGGCACTCACCGCGTCGTGTACCTCGATGATGCAGCGGTCAGGCGCCGGGCCCAGGAGGACCCCAGAGGTTTTCTCGATAGCTTCGCTGAACCAGTCGTGCTGGACGAGGCTGCGCGCGCGCCCGCTCTGTTTCCCGAGCTGAAGCGTCGGGTCGACGAGTGGAGGCGCCATCGCAACGCGGAGCCGGTCGACATCTGGGTCACGGGCTCCAATCAAACACTGCTTCGCGGCGAGGTCAGCGAATCGCTGGCCGGTCGCGCCACGTACCTGGATCTGAACACTCTCTCTGCACACGAGCTTTCATCCCAGACCCCTGGCTTCCAACCCAACACCTACTTTCTCAAAGGCGGATGGCCTGAACTCTACGTCAGCCCGGAGCTCGACGCGGTCCGCTACTTGAACGATCTCGTCTCCACCTTTGTCGAGGGAGACATCGTTTCGGCAGCTGGTATCCAAAAGAAGGCAGCATTCACGAAGGTGCTTCAGCTCGTGGCGGGGAGAGTCGGCGCACTGCTCAATGCCTCGGAGATCGGTGCTGTTTCTGGCGTGGAAGTCACGACTGTGCAGGCTTGGCTCGCGATTCTGGAAGACAACGGGATCGTGTATCGCCTGCCCCCACACTACGACAACCTCAACAAGCGCCTCATCAAGAGTCCCAAGCTGTACCTGCTGGACACGGGTCTAGCGACGCGGCTCCAAGGTTGGACCGAGCTGCAACCGCTGCTCTCGAGTCCGCTCGCCGGTCATCTCTGGGAGAACCTGGTGGTGGGCGAGGTGGTGCGTTGCTTTCAGAACCGCGGCCTCCCACCACAACTCAGCTTCGTGCGCTCGAAAGAAAGGGTCGAAGTGGATCTGCTGGTTCACCTACCCAACCGAAGGGCCGTCGCCATCGAGATCAAGTGGACGCCTCAGGGCTTCACGTCCAAGCAACTCGCGCTCCTCGAAACGCTCAGCCTCGACATCGTCGCTCGGTGGGTCGTCGCGGGTCATCGAGCGCCCGGCTCTGGGCAGGACGTAGTCTTGGTCGAAGAACTCTGGGACGCCCTCGACGCGGTTTGGTAG